TGCGCGAGGATGCCGACCGTGCCACACGATTGGATCCGTACTACTGGGTGGGGCGGTGGGTGCAGTCGATCACGTCCTGCGAGAAGCCGGTACTCGCGGCGGTGAATGGCGCGGCGGCCGGCGCCGGATTCGGTCTGGCGCTGGCCTGTGATCTCCGACTGGTGAGTGCGAGTGCCACGGTCACGGCGGGCTACGTACGACGCGGGTTGTCACCCGACGCCGGCGTCACCTGGTTTCTGCCGCGACTGATCGGTCACGCGCGCGCCACCGACATCATTCTCACCGGTCGTGACGTGCGCGCCGACGAAGCCGAACGTATCGGACTCGCCACCTCGGTGCTGGCGGATGATGCCTTTGCCGATGGTGTGCAGCGTTACGCGGCGCAGCTGGCGGCTGGTCCACCGCTCGCGCTGGCGCTGTCGAAACGCCTGCTGCTGGCGAGTCCCGACGCGACGCTCGACGCGCAACTACGCGAGGAGCTCACGCACATCAAGAGCTGCTTCGCGAGTGCCGATGTGCGCGAAGCGATGGTCGCGTTCAAGGAAAAGCGTGTCCCGACGTTCGAGGGACGCTGACCGCGACGTGAATCAGCTCGTGGTGTTGCGGCCGGGGTTGTAGCGCAGACTGCCGGGCAGGGAATTGAGCAGCGGTCCGAGTTCGGTGGCGCGCTCGAGGGTGGTCACGAAGGTGAGTCCGTCGAGTGACACGACCAACAGTCCGGAAATGCCGTAGGCCACGACGCAGCAGCCGTCGGCGTGAATCACGTTGCCGGACGCGTCGACGCAGTGCACGTGGCCCATCACGCCATTGCCGGTGTCGTCGAGATCCCGTACGCGGCGCAGCGAGGCCCAGGTGCCGACGTCATCCCACGCACACTCGGTGGGGAGCACCACCAGATGGCGGCTGCGCTCGAGCAACCCGCGGTCGATCGAGACTGACGTGACCAGCTCGGCGAAGCTGGTCATGTCGCCGGTGGCCAGTTTGGGCAATCCATGCTGCAGCTCACCGGTATTGGCTTCGAGCTCGTCGAGCACGACCCGCGCGCGCCACACGAAAATGCCGGTGTTCCAGAGCGCGCCCTTGTCGATGAGCGTGTCGGCCAGCGCGGCCGTGGGCTTCTCGACGAAGTGCTCCACGTGGCACGCGCCACCCTCGGCCCGTGAGATGAACGGATCGAACGGGGTACTGGGCTGCAGATACCCGAAGCCGGTTTCACAGCGCGTCGGGGTGGCACCGAGCGCCACCAGCACCGGCTCCGATGACGCAATCGTGGCGGCTCGTCGCAGCGCGTCGCGGAAAACCCCGGGAAACCCGACCGACAGATCGGCGTGCAGGGCGCAGAACACGGTGTCGGGTCCGGCGCGTTTGGCGACTTCATGGGCGCCCCAGGCCAGCGCGGCCGCAGTGCCGAGCGGCCGCGGCTCAATGAGCATATTCGCGCGCGGGACTTCCGGAATGGCTTCGTGGAGCGCGTCCGCGATATCCGCGCTGGTGACGACGAGCACGCGTTCGGCGGGCACCAGCGGCGAGAGGCGCTCGATGGTGTCGACAATGAGCGGGCGCTCGTTGACGAGGGCCAGCAGCTGCTTGGGGCGCTTGGGCGTACTCAGCGGCCAGAAGCGGGTGCCGATGCCACCGGCAAAGACCACGGCCCAGAGCGCGGTCTGCGTCTCGAGCAGGGGCTCGAGTTCGAACTCCTCCATGGTATCCGCGATCGGCGATGATTCGACGATCACGGGAGGTGCGACGTGAGGAGCGACAGCGCGGGGCTCTGGCATCGTGGCAGCGGAGTGGAGAACACGAAGGGCGGGCTGCGAATGCAAACGCCCGTGGCAACTGGCGCATCTGCTCGGCTACGGACAACATACCTAAGCCATGCTCACCCTGCACCTCACCAACGGCGACTCGGCCGCGAGCGCGCTCGCGCGCTCCGGCCTTCCCGGGGACATTGTCTCCTGGCGCGACCTGTTGCACGACGGTCCCGTGCCACCTGATGACGACCTCGGCGCGTTTCACCGCGTCCGCGCCGAATTTCTGGCGAGCCGCGGGTGGTCGAACATCGCGGCGGCGGTCACCGACTTCGAGCAACGCGATGCTCGACTGGAAGATGTGGGGGCGGGCGACGAGGTGGTGTTGTGGTTCGAGCCCGACCTGTACGATCAACTGCAGCTGATCCAGATTCTCGCGCGATTCGAGCGTCGGGCACCGAGTGAGCGACCACGCCTCACGATCGTCCCTGCCGACTGCTACCTCGGACCGATGCTGCCGGAGAAGTTCGCGCCACTGTACGCGGCACGTCGCGCGATCACGTCGGACGACCTCGTGCACGGCGGCGTCGCGTGGCGCGCGTTTACGTCGACTACGCCCGACGACCTGCTCGACGTGACCAACCGGCTCGACCGCGAGGTGACCGCGCGCACCTACACCTCCGATGATCGTGTGCGGTTGCCGCATCTGGTGGCGGCGTTGCGTCGGCAGCTCGAGGAGTATCCGGATACCGACGCCGGATTGTCGCGCAGCGAACGACAGCTGTGTGAGGCACTGTCGCCGGGCACGATCACGCTGGGCAAGCTGTTCGCGGCACATCAGGCCACGGAGTCGTGGGTGTGGCTCGGTGATTTGAGCTTCGCGTGGTACGCCGAGCGTCTCAGTGATTGCGCGCATCCGATCGTAGTGCATACCAACGGCTCGCGCGTGATTGCGCCGCTGCGTGACACCGACGGCCGGGCATTCTGGGAGCGCGCCGTGCAGCTGACGCCGTTCGGACAGGATGTGGTTCGCGCCCGCGCTGATGTTGTTCGGGCCAACGGCATCGACCGCTGGATCGGCGGCACGCACTGCACGAATGCGCAGTACTGGCGTTGGGATGCGCGCACGCAACGAACCGAACTCTTTCCCCGCCCATGATGGACCCCAGCGCCGACGTTGACGCCGAACTGCTGGCGATGCTCGAAGCAGACATGACACTCGAGGCGGCGCGTCCGATTCTCGAGCTGGCGGCCGGCTACTTCGCCGACACGCGACGGGGCGAGGGCCCGGTGTCCACGTGGCACAGTGCGCAGGTGATCGCCGACCGCATCGCCGGGCCGATGCCGCGCGGTGCGCGGGCGCTGCCGGATGTGGCGCGCCGCTTGTCGTCGCTGCTGTTGGAGGACGTGAACCGACTGGCGCACCCGATGTACATCGGGCATCAGGTGTCGGCCCCGCTGCCGGCGGCCGTGTGGACCGATGCGCTGATCAGCGCGCTCAATCAGTCGCAGGCCGTGCGCGAGATGTCGCCGTCGTTCACGCCGCTGGAGCATCAGGTGATCGCGTGGATGACCGATCTCGTGGGGTGGGATGAGCAGGCGGGTGGCACGATGACGTCAGGTGGTACCGAAGCGACGTTCACCGCGCTGTTGGCGGCGCGCAGTCGCGCGGTGCCCGACGTCTGGACGAACGGGCTCGGAGCGAACCCGCCGGTGGTGGTGTGCGGCGAGCATGCGCATTACGCCGTGTCGCGGGCGGCGGGTGAGATGGGAATTGGCCTCGCTCGGGTCATCGTGATTCCGTCGCGCGCGTTGCGCATGGATACCGACGCCCTGCGCGCGCGTTTGGCGGCGTTGCGGGCCACCGGCACGCGGGTGATGGCCGTGGTGGCTACGGCAGGGTGTACCGCGACGGGCAGCTTCGATGATCTCGACGCAGTGGCCGACCTCTGCGACGAGTTCGCGGACGATCATGGTCCGTTGTGGCTACATGTCGACGCGGCGCATGGCGGTGCCGCGATCCTGTCAGCGCAGCATCGCCATCGGGTGAAGGGGATCGTGCGGGCGCGGTCGTTCGCGTGGGACCCGCACAAGACGCTGTTGCTGCCGCTGTCGGCCGGCATGGTGCTGGTGCGCGATCAGGACGATCTCACGCGCGCCTTCACGCAGGAGGCACCGTATCTCTTCAGCTCCGGATCCGACGCGCAGATCTGGGATATGGGTCCGCGCTCCTTCCAGTGTTCGCGTCGCGCCGATGTGCTGAAGCTCTGGGTGGCGATCGAGCGCTATGGATCCGACAATCTGGCGCGGTTGTACGATCGGCTCTGCCGGATGGCGCAGACACTGCATGGCCTGCTCAGCGCCCGCAGCGACTTCACACCGCTGCACGAGCCGATGTCGAACATTCTGTGCTTCGCCTGGACGCCGTCGGGAGTGGCCGCGGCCGATCTCGATATGTTGACCGATGCGCTGCGCGAGCGCTACAACCGCTCGGGTCGTGGTTGGATCACCGCGACCACGCTGGACGGTCGTCGCGTGCTCCGCATTACCGTGATGAACGCGCGCACCAACGAAACGCACCTCGCCACACTGGTGGACGGACTGTCGGCGGAGGCCGCGCTGCTGCTGCATAAGCGTTAGCACACGCGTCGGCACACGCGCTAGCACTAGCGCATCGCGGCGCGAGGGCGCATCTGTGTTCTGATGCGAAGCCTCCCCTCCCCTCGGTTCATGAGACTCCCGACATGCGCAACACCCTGCTGACGCGCGGTGGCGCCGCGGCGTTCGGACTGCTGCTGATCAGCGGCTGCTCGCCGACCACGCTCGCCCGGCGCACGATCAATCCACCGGGCATCTCGCCGCTGGTGCCGGCGTACTCGGTGGCGATTCGATCCGGCTCTCAGGTGTTTGTGTCGGGCATGACCGGCATCAAACCGGGCACGCAGGATATCATCGAGGGGGGCGTCGAGATTCAGACGCGTCAGACACTCGAGAACATCCGCACCGCCCTGCAGTCGGCTGGTGCGAGCATGGCCGATGTCGGCGAGTGCACGGTATTCCTGACCGACATGCGCGACTACGCCGCGATGAATGGTGTATATACCGAGTACTTCCGCGTCGATCCCCCGGCGCGCGCGACGGTCGCCGTGACCGCCCTCCCGCGTCCCGCCGCGCGCGTGGAAATCAAGTGCAGCGCACAGATCCGTTCTCCGGAGACGCCGTGACGACCCCGCTCCACTCCAAGCGTGGTGCAGACCTTCTGCACGACCCCTTCCTGAACAAGGGCACCGCCTTCACCGACGCCGAGCGCGATGCGTTTGGATTGCGCGGGCTGTTGCCGCCGCGGGTGATGTCGCAGGACGAGCAGATGGAGCGCATTCTGCCTGGCGTACGCTCCAAGCCGTCGCCGCTCGAGCAGTACGTGTACCTCGTTGCGCTGCACGATCGCAACGTCACGCTCTTCTATCGATTGGTGATGGATCACCTCGAAGAGCTGATGCCGATCCTGTACACGCCGACGGTCGGTCAGGCCTGCCAGGAGTTCGGCCGCATTTTCCGTCGCAGTCGCGGCATGTACATCACGGCCGCCGACAAGGGACACGTGGCGGAGGTCCTCGCCAACTGGCCGCAGGACGATATCCGCATGATCGTCGTGACCGACGGCGAACGCATTCTCGGTCTGGGTGATCTCGGCGCCAATGGCATGGGCATCCCGATCGGTAAACTCACGTTGTATACGGCGTGCGCGGGTGTGGCTCCGAATCAGTGTTTGCCAATCACGATCGATGTGGGCACGAACAACACCACGCTGCGGGAGAGTCATTCGTACGTGGGGCTGCGTCAGCCGCGGTTGCGCGGTGCCGAGTACGACGAGCTGCTGGATGAATTCGTCGAGGCGGTGCAGGCGCGCTTTCCGATGGCCTGTCTGCAGTTCGAGGACTTCGGCAACCACAATGCGTTCTCGCTGCTCGAACGATGGCGCGACCGAATCTGCACGTTCAACGACGACATTCAGGGCACCGCGTCGGTCGCCCTCGCCGGGTTGTATTCCGCGGCACGCATCAGTGGTACGCCGCTGCGTGATATGCGCCTCCTGTTTCTTGGCGCCGGCGAGGCCGGCATCGGCATCGGCGATCTCGTGGTCGAGGCGCTCTGCTCGGAGGGCCTGTCGCTCGCCGAGGCGCGGCGTCACTGCTGGTTCGTGGATTCGAAGGGACTCGTGGAGCACTCGCGCACCGACCTGGCGGAGCACAAGAAGCCCTTCGCGCACGATCATGCACCGGTGAAGACGCTACTGGAGGCGGTGGAATCGCTCAAGCCGCACGCCATCATCGGCGTCTCGGGCACGCCGAACACGTTCACTAAGGACGTGTTGGAGGCGATGGCGAGGGAGCGTGCGCGGCCGATCGTGCTCGCGCTGTCGAATCCCACGTCGAAGGCCGAGTGCACGGCGCTGCAGGCGTATTCGGCCACCGATGGTCGCGCCATTTTTGCCAGCGGCAGTCCGTTTGCGCCGGTCACGTACAAGGGCAAGACCCACGTGCCGGGACAGGGCAACAATGCGTACATCTTCCCCGGCGTCGGCCTTGGCGTCACCGTGAGTGCGTCGTCCCGCGTGACGGAAGCGATGTTCGCGTCGGCGGCGCGCACACTGGCGTCGATGGTGACCGACGATGACCTGGCGATAGGACGCATCTATCCAAGTTTGTCGCGCATTCGCGAAGTGTCACGCGCCATCGCGATCGAAGTGGCCACGTTGGCCTTCGACCGCGGGTTGGCGCGGGTGGAGCGGCCGGCTGACATCGCGGCCGCCGTGACGGACGCGATGTTCGAGCCGCACTACGTGTCGCTGATCTAGTGTTGAGCTAAGTCAGAATCGCAACGAGAGGCAGCTCAGTCCCCCGTCCATCTTGGCAAACTCGCTCATCGCCAACGGTTCCAGCGTGTAACCGGCCGCACGCAGCATCGCGTGCGTGCCGGGGAAGTCGTCGGCCACGAAGATCGCATCATTCACCCGCACACAATTCGCGGCGTACTCCTCGCCGGCCGGCACTCGCAGCACTGTCCGGTCGGCAAATGCCTCGTGCGCCGCGAGCGACTCGATACAGAGCAGGCGATCGGCGTCGAGGGCCACGACACCGCTCTTGAGATGCAGGATGCCAGGCGTCTGGCGGATATCGACGAGCCGCGATGCGACACCGTGCTTCGACAACCACTCGGCCAACTGTCGGGCGCCCTCGTGATTGGTGCGCAGCGAAATGCCGATGAACGCCGTGTCGCCAGCCTCGCAGACGTCGCCCGCATCGAGCGTCCCGGGACTCGTGATCTCCGGTAGCTCCGCAAAGAACCCAGCGAGGGCGTCGCGGATGGCGTGGACCTCACCGGCGCGACTTTCCGCGCCTGGACGGGTGATAATGGCGCCCTGGCCGGGGAGAATGAGTGCGGTGTCCTCGACGAACGTGGAGTCGGGATGCGCGTCGTCAGTGGGAAGGGCGATGACGTCGCAACCGTGCCGCTCGAGCGCCGCGCAATACGCGGCGTGCTGCGCGAGGGCCAGCTCGACGTCGGGAAGGCCGAGATCGACGGTGGTGAGTCCGTCGGCGAAGTTGCGCGCGGGTGGGCGGACAATCGCCTGTGTGAAGCGTGAGAACATACGCAGAGTATGGCGCTTCGCGTGTCGCGGCGGAATACTTCCGCACGTGGAACTCATCGATCTCGAATTCAGCGCGCACGAGATGCGCACAATGGCCGACCAGGTGGTGGCGCGGTGTGTGGAGCACATCACCACGCTGCCGCGCCAACCGCTGTACGGGGTGCACGACGCGGAGGCGCTCTGCGAGCGCATGCGCGAGTCGTCGCCAGACTCCGGCACGCCGTTGACCGCGCTGCTCGACGACTTGTTCACGACGTACATCCCGCAGTCGTTCAATACGCCATCGCCTGGGTATCTCGCGTACATCCCGGGCGGCGGCCTGTTTCCGGCGGCGTTAGCTGATTTCATCGCGGATACGACCAATCGCTACACGGGCATCTGGCAAGCGGCTCCGGCGCTGGTGCAGCTGGAGGCCAATGCGCTGGAGTGGCTGCGCGAATGGATGGGATTTCCCATCGGCACGCGCGGCGTGTTCACCACCGGTGGATCGATGGCCACGTTCAACGCCGTACTCTGCGCGCGTGAACGGCACCTGGGCGTCGATATTCGTCGCGGCGTACTGTACACGTCGGATCAGGCGCACCATTGCGTGATCAAGTCGGCGAAGCTGGCCGGCATCATGCCCGATCGCGTGCGCTCCATTCCCTGCGACGCGCAGTTCCACGTGGCCGTCGACGCGTTGCGCGAGGCGATCGCGCAGGACCGCCGTGACGGGCTGCTGCCATTCATGGTGGTATCGAACGCCGGCACCACCAACACGGGTGCCGTGGATCCGCTCGATGCCGTCGCCGACCTCTGCGTCGCTGAACAGCTCTGGCATCATGTGGACGGGGCTTACGGCGCGTTCTTCCAGCTGTGCGACGACACGCGCGCGGTGCTTCGTGGTATCGAGCGCGCAGATTCGCTCACGCTCGATCCGCACAAGGGCATGTTCATGCCGTATGGCACGGGTGCGCTACTGGTGCGCGATGGCGCGGCGCTGCGGGCGGCGCATGGAGCCACGGCCGACTATCTGCCCGATATGCCCAGTGCATCGGAGTTCTATGACCCGAGTCAGCATGGGCCGGACCTGTCACGCGGATTTCCCGGGCTACGCATGTGGCTCACGATCAAGCTGTATGGCGCCGATGCCTTCCGGGCGGCGATCAACGAGAAGCGTGCGCTGGCGCTCGACGCGGCGGCTCGCGTCGCGCAGTTGCCGCATGTGGTGCTCGACGCGCCGCCGGAGCTTTCGCTGTTTCCGTTTCATCTCACGTGGCCCAATGCTACGTTGGCGCAGGAGGACGCGGCCACTCGCGAGCTGATGGCGGCTGTGTCGCAGCGGGGACGCGTGATGATCAGCGGCGCGGTGGCCGGTGGTCGTTACGTGGGCCGGGTCTGTGTGCTGAGCTTCCGGACGCATGCGGCGCAGATCGATCATCTCGTCGAGGACATGGACGCCGCGATCTCGGAGGTCGTGGCGAAGCACCGGACCCTATCGCAGTAGCCCCAACGCCTCGGCGTCGCCGCGCAGGTAAATCGGCGCGCGCTCGGTGTAGACCGCCGCATTCGACGAGATGGAGGCGGGATATCCAGCGAGCCTCCACTCCATCGTGAGTGTGGCGCGCCCGCCCGATTCGCTCACTGCGTAAAGTGCATACCACGGAACGCCGCGCTCCGGGGTGAAGATCGCCTTGCCCGGACCATCGTTCGCCGTCCACGTCCCGGTGATATGCTGCTTGTTGCCGGGCGCCGCCCAGTCGTGGTCCATGAGTTCGACGCGCTGGAAATGGCCGTAGCTGTTCGTTTCATCGAAGAGCGCCATGACGTCGAAGTACAACGGGTCGGGCGCACTCCAACTGCGGTTTCGCAGGATCCACTCGCCAACGAACGTGCCCCGGTGCTGGGCGTGGTAGAGCATACGGTTCGTGAGCAGCGGCTCCCACGGACGACTGTTTCCGCTTTCAGCACCGGTGCGAAAGTACGGTTGAACGACTTCGGCGACGTGTCGTGCCACGAGCGCCGCCTTGAGGTCGTCGCGCAGATAGTCGAATGGCGACACGGGCGAGCCGGTCGTGCCCCCAGTGCGTTCGCCGTCGGTGCGGCGATTGTCGATGAGCATGAACTCGGCGCTGCCGCTCATGTTGCCCACCGGGTCGCCCTCGCGCACCTTGGCGCCAAGCGACACCAACGGCAGGTCCGCATCGAGGTGCTTACCGACGAGCCCCTGACCATAGTCGATCGTGATGAAGTACTCGTGGCGCCCGTCGGCGGTACCGCGCAAGCCCATGTCTTCGATCTTGGACACGGTGCCGGCGGCCCAACTGCGCACGGGTATGCCGAGCCGTGTCGGAATCCAGACGTGATTGAGCCCCTCCACGTGGCCGCCCTGGTGGGCGCCGAAGGCACCGAGGCCCGCGCCAGGGCCGAAGCGGATGTCGGCCAGCGCAACTGGCAGTGCGAGACGAACCGGGGAGCCCCAGCTTGGCACGGGCTGGGTGTACGCGCCGTCGACCCAGGGCACGTCGCGCACGGCCGCCGGCGCCTGCGTGCTGTCATTGCCCGTCGCGCCACCGTCGCCGCATCCGAGAGCTACGGCGGCGAAGAGGGTGAACGCGAGGGCGGTGCGAGGGTGGGACATGGGTCGACTCCTGAGTAGAGCGCCTTCGGAGGTTGTACCCTTGCTGGTATCGGCCGCTCGACGCCGGTCGCCCAACGCCGGTCTTCGACGCATCTTTGGCCGTCCCGAGGATGCCGCGTGAAAAAGACCGTTCTCCTGTACGGCCTCGTGGGTGGCGTGCTGATCGCCGGCCTGCGCTTGGTCGAATACCGTTTTCTCGTGCTCGAGCACTCGCTCGAGATCTACGGCGGGATCGTCGCCGCCCTCTTCGCGGCGCTCGGCCTCTGGCTCGGCCGCAAGCTGACGCGCCCGCGCGAGACCGTGGTCGTGCGCGAGGTGCCGGTCGAGGTGCCGGTCGAAGTGCGCGTAGAGGTTCCCGTAGAAGTGCCGGTCGGACCGTTCGAGCGCAACGCGACGCGGCTGGCATCGCTCGGCATTACGCCGCGGGAACTCGACATCCTGGAGGCGATGGCCGCCGGCCACAGCAATCGAGAGATCGCCGAACGGCTGTTCGTCAGTGAAAACACCGTGAAAACTCACGCGGCCCGCCTGTTCGACAAACTCGATGCCAAGCGGCGCACACAGGCCGTCCAGCTGGCCAAAGAGGCCGGGCTCATCCCCTGAGGGTCGCCTGAACGGGTGATTTTCGGCCGTTTCGGGCGAAATCATCCATTCGGGTGACGCGCCCGCGGGCCTCCGGAGACCAGACTGGCGCACGTTCACGCTCGCTCTCTCCACGCCAACGTCACGACCTATGCGCAACATCGTTCTGAAGTTCGGCCTGATCTCCGGCGCGCTCCTGTCGGTCATGATGGCCATCACGATCCCATTCCAGGACGAGATCGGCTTCGACTACGGCATGATCGTCGGCTACACGACGATGGTGCTCTCCTTTCTCTTCGTCTACTTCGGCATCCGTAGCTATCGCGATACCGTGGCTGGTGGCTCGTTGACCTTTGGACGGGCGTTCAAAGTCGGCGCGTTGATCGCGCTGATCGCGTCGTGCTGCTACGTGGCCACGTGGGAAGTCATGTACTTCAAGTTCATGCCCGACTTCACCGCGAAGATGACGGCGCACACGGTTGCCAAGGCGCGGGCCGCCGGCGAGAGCCCGGAAGCGATTGCGAAGAAGCAGCAGGAGATGGCGGAGTTCGCGGTGATGTACCGGAATCCGGCGATCAATGCGGCCATGACCTTCCTCGAACCGCTGCCGGTGGCGTTGATTATGACGTTGGTGTCCGCTGGGTTGCTCAGCCGCCGCTCGATCCCTCCACGACAAACCTGATGGCGTATATCGCCCCCGAAACCCGCCTGCGCGAGCTTACCCCGGTTCCGCTGCTCGTCGGTGCGGTGCTCGGCCTGATTTTCGGCGCCTCGTCGCTGTATCTCGTGCTCAAAGTCGGGCTCACCGTGAGCGCGTCGATCCCGGTGGCGGTCATCTCGATCACGATCTTCCGCCTCTTTGCACGACTGGGCGGCCGTGATGCGACGATCCTCGAGCACAACATCGTGCAGACGGCGGGCTCGGCGGGCGAATCGATTGCCTTCGGCATCGGCGTCACGATGCCGGCGATCCTCATTCTCGGCTTCGACCTCGAGATTGCGCGCGTGCTGCTGGTGGCGGTGCTGGGCGGTGTGCTGGGCATTCTCATGATGATACCGCTGCGTCGGGCGTTGATCGTGGCGCAGCACGGTGTGCTGAAATATCCGGAGGGGACGGCGTGCGCCGAGGTGCTCAAGGCCGGCGCGAATGCCGAGTCGCGCGCGGCGGCGAGTGATGCGGCGAAGCGCGAGCAGGAAGCGTTGGGTGGGGCTGGCACGAGTGCCCGCACGATCTTCACGGGCTTCGGCATCGGCATCGTGTACAAGACGGCGATGTCGGCGCTTCGCGCGTGGAAGGATGTTCCTGAGAAAGTGTTCGGCGCGCCCTTCTCGGCCGCGTCGGTCTCGGTGGAAGTGTCGCCGGAGTTGCTGGGAGTGGGCTACATCATCGGCCCGCGCGTGGCGGCGGTGATGTTTGCTGGTGGCGTGCTGGCGTATCTCGTGCTCATTCCGATGATCGCCTACTTCGGATCGGCGCTCACGACCCCGTTGGCACCAGAGGCCCGCGCGCTGATTCGCGACATGGGCCCCGGAGCGATCCGTAACGCGTACGTGCTGTACATCGGCGCGGGCGCGGTGGCGGCGGGCGGCATCATCAGCGTGATCCGATCGATGCCGACGATCTGGCATGGGCTGCGCGAGGGACTGCGCGATGTGTCGAATTCCACAGCTGCCACGGTTCGCGATACGGTGCGGACCGACCGCGACCTGTCGATCAAGTTGGTGCTGCTCGGTATCGTTGCGCTGCTCGTCGCGCTGGTGGGCGCGAGCCCGCTGTACGTGGGAGGCACCGGCTTCGGCACGCGGATCGCGGCCGCGCTGCTGATCGTGGTGTTCGGCTTTCTGTTCGTGACCGTGTCGTCGCGCCTCACCGGCGAGATCGGTTCGTCGTCGAATCCGATTTCCGGCATGACGGTGGCTACGCTGCTGCTGACTTGTCTGGCGTTTGTGCTGCTGGGGTGGACGGGCAGCAACTACTACGTGACCGCGCTGTCGATCGGCGCGATCGTGTGCATCGCGGCGTCGAATGGCGGCACAACGTCGCAGGACTTGAAGACGGGCTTCTTGGTGGGCGCCACGCCGCGCTCACAGCAAATTGCGATCGTGGTTGGGGCGCTGGTGTCAGCGTTGGCGCTCGGACCGATTCTGCTGCGTCTCAATGCCGCCGGTACCGTGTATGTGAGTGCGTCGGCGATAGCGGCCGATGCGCCTGGCGGCACCGCGCTCACCAGCGGCGAGACCGTGGATGTGCGCACGCTCGCGCGTCGTGAGTCGGTGGACGGTCTCATGGCCGACGGCAGCACCGACTCGCGCGAGTACTGGGTGTGGCACAAGCAAGACCCGAGCGGTGGCAACGCCGAGAAGTACCTCGTGGACGACGCGGGCAAGCCGGTGTACTTCGTGGATCCGGGCATCAACGGCAGCATTCGGAAGCTCGCGAACGGTCAGGACGTCCCCAAGTTCGACGCGCCGAAGGCCACGCTGATGTCGTACATCATCAAGGGCATTCTGGGCGGGAAGCTGCCATGGGGGCTTGTGCTGCTGGGCGCGATGATCGCGCTGGTGCTCGAGCTGTCGGGCATTCCGTCGCTGGCCTTTGCGGTCGGCGTGTATCTGCCGATCTCAACGTCCGCGCCGATCTTTGTGGGCGGTGTGGTGCGCTGGGCGGTGGATCGCTGGATCGCGCGCAAGCATGTCGGGCGCAACCTTACCGACGATGAACTGGCGGCGGAGGGCGACAAGAGTCCCGGGGTGCTGATGGCGTCCGGTTACATCGCGGGCGGCGCGATCGCCGGCATCCTGATCGCCTTCGTGGCGGGAGTACCGGCGATGGCGGGGCTCAATCGTGCGATCGAAGCGATGTCGGCGAACAACCCACTGTTCTCGGGGCCGATGGCCGACGCGCTGTCGCTGGTGCCGTTCGTGGCGTTGATCGCGGTGCTGTATCTGACTGGGCGCGAGAAGCTGCTGGCGCGGCCTGCTACAGGGCCTTCTTGATCGCCGCTTCGAGGTTCTGCGTGCCGCCGACGCCGGTGTAGACGATCTTGCCCGCCTTATTCACGACCACGACGTAGCTGGTGGCCGGCACATCGTAGGCGCCGCTCACGGTGCCCTTCTTGTCGTACAACAACTCGCCGCCGAGCTTGTTCGCCTTCTGCCAGCCCTTCACGCGGTCG
This region of Gemmatimonas groenlandica genomic DNA includes:
- a CDS encoding OPT family oligopeptide transporter, with product MAYIAPETRLRELTPVPLLVGAVLGLIFGASSLYLVLKVGLTVSASIPVAVISITIFRLFARLGGRDATILEHNIVQTAGSAGESIAFGIGVTMPAILILGFDLEIARVLLVAVLGGVLGILMMIPLRRALIVAQHGVLKYPEGTACAEVLKAGANAESRAAASDAAKREQEALGGAGTSARTIFTGFGIGIVYKTAMSALRAWKDVPEKVFGAPFSAASVSVEVSPELLGVGYIIGPRVAAVMFAGGVLAYLVLIPMIAYFGSALTTPLAPEARALIRDMGPGAIRNAYVLYIGAGAVAAGGIISVIRSMPTIWHGLREGLRDVSNSTAATVRDTVRTDRDLSIKLVLLGIVALLVALVGASPLYVGGTGFGTRIAAALLIVVFGFLFVTVSSRLTGEIGSSSNPISGMTVATLLLTCLAFVLLGWTGSNYYVTALSIGAIVCIAASNGGTTSQDLKTGFLVGATPRSQQIAIVVGALVSALALGPILLRLNAAGTVYVSASAIAADAPGGTALTSGETVDVRTLARRESVDGLMADGSTDSREYWVWHKQDPSGGNAEKYLVDDAGKPVYFVDPGINGSIRKLANGQDVPKFDAPKATLMSYIIKGILGGKLPWGLVLLGAMIALVLELSGIPSLAFAVGVYLPISTSAPIFVGGVVRWAVDRWIARKHVGRNLTDDELAAEGDKSPGVLMASGYIAGGAIAGILIAFVAGVPAMAGLNRAIEAMSANNPLFSGPMADALSLVPFVALIAVLYLTGREKLLARPATGPS